A genomic region of Thunnus albacares chromosome 4, fThuAlb1.1, whole genome shotgun sequence contains the following coding sequences:
- the ccdc71 gene encoding uncharacterized protein ccdc71 isoform X1 — protein sequence MQRSRGETDSDGQLTTTKHVMLLTRNMADTVRGPMVGRPLVFANEEQRAVHSWSRISSAGHNVLLDAVKILSPMSRDLSSTEELVTFLQELSEEGHQPTVLRSKDVYRYRSSTNQPLTEDMLKPPSRNIRPTAKRRGRRPVPKKREVHPSWNTSERSNPRIQGVRPPELLVDHHAIVCSRTPSRNVEMPQELQVQPCLRLTNIEGLSGCHTARLQIHTTWDLSCEAPSAVFSQKQHPPTLSGIPLQPSQNGGGAPTKAVALFSQKSLSCPVRLDGALIGDSAPVFYANGRAFPQTHTELTSNGWRSNGLHRDGPSPKELNNPTWQRNGWKDKNSFRWKVVKVDDSRSVDEACRKAQKILQVNLSPVIQIQPLNHVLRDFRYQNK from the exons atgcagcgcagcagaggagagacagacagcgatGGACAGTTGACGACAACTAAACacgttatgttact GACTAGAAACATGGCTGACACGGTGCGAGGTCCCATGGTCGGCCGGCCATTGGTATTTGCCAATGAGGAGCAGAGGGCGGTTCACTCTTGGTCGAGGATCTCCTCAGCGGGGCACAACGTCCTCCTGGATGCTGTGAAGATCCTCAGCCCAATGTCCCGCGACCTGTCGAGCACTGAGGAGCTGGTCACCTTCCTGCAGGAGCTGAGTGAGGAGGGCCACCAGCCCACCGTGCTACGCAGCAAGGACGTGTACCGCTACCGCTCCTCCACAAACCAACCCCTGACTGAGGACATGCTGAAGCCACCCAGCAGGAACATCAGACCCACCGCCaagaggaggggaaggaggcCCGTGCCCAAGAAGAGAGAAGTTCACCCGTCCTGGAACACCTCTGAAAGGAGCAACCCCAGGATTCAAGGCGTTCGCCCTCCAGAGCTGCTGGTGGACCATCACGCAATCGTCTGCAGCAGGACACCCAGCAGGAATGTAGAGATGCCGCAAGAGCTGCAGGTGCAGCCGTGCCTCAGACTGACCAATATCGAAGGCCTGTCTGGCTGCCACACGGCAAGACTCCAGATACACACTACCTGGGACTTGTCTTGTGAGGCGCCCTCTGCTGTCTTTTCACAGAAACAGCACCCTCCAACACTTTCAGGAATACCTTTGCAGCCTTCCCAGAATGGTGGCGGGGCGCCCACCAAAGCTGTGGCCTTGTTCAGCCAGAAGAGCCTGTCATGCCCCGTCCGATTGGACGGCGCCCTCATCGGAGATTCTGCACCGGTTTTCTACGCTAATGGCCGGGCGTTCCCTCAGACTCACACAGAGCTGACCAGCAACGGCTGGAGGAGCAACGGCCTCCATCGGGATGGTCCGAGCCCCAAGGAACTGAACAATCCAACCTGGCAGAGAAACGGCTGGAAGGACAAGAACAGTTTTAGATGGAAAGTGGTAAAGGTGGATGACTCTCGCTCAGTGGATGAGGCCTGCAGGAAAGCGCAGAAGATCCTACAGGTCAACCTGTCCCCAGTGATCCAGATCCAACCTCTCAATCACGTGCTGAGAGACTTCAGATACCAGAATAAGTGA
- the ccdc71 gene encoding uncharacterized protein ccdc71 isoform X2, producing MADTVRGPMVGRPLVFANEEQRAVHSWSRISSAGHNVLLDAVKILSPMSRDLSSTEELVTFLQELSEEGHQPTVLRSKDVYRYRSSTNQPLTEDMLKPPSRNIRPTAKRRGRRPVPKKREVHPSWNTSERSNPRIQGVRPPELLVDHHAIVCSRTPSRNVEMPQELQVQPCLRLTNIEGLSGCHTARLQIHTTWDLSCEAPSAVFSQKQHPPTLSGIPLQPSQNGGGAPTKAVALFSQKSLSCPVRLDGALIGDSAPVFYANGRAFPQTHTELTSNGWRSNGLHRDGPSPKELNNPTWQRNGWKDKNSFRWKVVKVDDSRSVDEACRKAQKILQVNLSPVIQIQPLNHVLRDFRYQNK from the coding sequence ATGGCTGACACGGTGCGAGGTCCCATGGTCGGCCGGCCATTGGTATTTGCCAATGAGGAGCAGAGGGCGGTTCACTCTTGGTCGAGGATCTCCTCAGCGGGGCACAACGTCCTCCTGGATGCTGTGAAGATCCTCAGCCCAATGTCCCGCGACCTGTCGAGCACTGAGGAGCTGGTCACCTTCCTGCAGGAGCTGAGTGAGGAGGGCCACCAGCCCACCGTGCTACGCAGCAAGGACGTGTACCGCTACCGCTCCTCCACAAACCAACCCCTGACTGAGGACATGCTGAAGCCACCCAGCAGGAACATCAGACCCACCGCCaagaggaggggaaggaggcCCGTGCCCAAGAAGAGAGAAGTTCACCCGTCCTGGAACACCTCTGAAAGGAGCAACCCCAGGATTCAAGGCGTTCGCCCTCCAGAGCTGCTGGTGGACCATCACGCAATCGTCTGCAGCAGGACACCCAGCAGGAATGTAGAGATGCCGCAAGAGCTGCAGGTGCAGCCGTGCCTCAGACTGACCAATATCGAAGGCCTGTCTGGCTGCCACACGGCAAGACTCCAGATACACACTACCTGGGACTTGTCTTGTGAGGCGCCCTCTGCTGTCTTTTCACAGAAACAGCACCCTCCAACACTTTCAGGAATACCTTTGCAGCCTTCCCAGAATGGTGGCGGGGCGCCCACCAAAGCTGTGGCCTTGTTCAGCCAGAAGAGCCTGTCATGCCCCGTCCGATTGGACGGCGCCCTCATCGGAGATTCTGCACCGGTTTTCTACGCTAATGGCCGGGCGTTCCCTCAGACTCACACAGAGCTGACCAGCAACGGCTGGAGGAGCAACGGCCTCCATCGGGATGGTCCGAGCCCCAAGGAACTGAACAATCCAACCTGGCAGAGAAACGGCTGGAAGGACAAGAACAGTTTTAGATGGAAAGTGGTAAAGGTGGATGACTCTCGCTCAGTGGATGAGGCCTGCAGGAAAGCGCAGAAGATCCTACAGGTCAACCTGTCCCCAGTGATCCAGATCCAACCTCTCAATCACGTGCTGAGAGACTTCAGATACCAGAATAAGTGA